Sequence from the Amaranthus tricolor cultivar Red isolate AtriRed21 chromosome 1, ASM2621246v1, whole genome shotgun sequence genome:
GTGATGATTTGAGGGTAATTTAGAGGTGGTAATGGTTTGGATGCAGAAAGGTGTTGTGGAGATGATGGTTTGATACTCATCCTTAACCTTTTTTGCAATATCACCTAGATAAGAAATGAGACATACAATAAGCCCATTGGGAAATTCTGATCTAAGCACAGGGGGGGTAGAAACAGGAGGGGTGGCCTCCGCAACCCCCAATTTCTGATATTTTGTGAACTTTTAAGGCTTTAAATGTTCTGCTTCTGTCTGATTTTCTTCTACTTGGAACCCTAGATGTTATACTGctgtttgattttcttttaacaTGTCACAAGGGCAATTTTTTTCTCCTGTGTGAAAGATTCATAACATCCCAGGACTTCTTACTTTCTATGATTGTAGCATTGACTATATGGATTCTCCACGTACAGCCCCCTTATTGTCATTAGTGAATGTAGTAATGCCAATCAATTCATATGTGGTTTTGACTTTTGagtaataagtttacttatttctCAATTATAGGTTTGGAGTAAACCTCACGGATACCTATTGTATTTCTAAAACAGGAGGGAGACCATGTCAAACCTTAAAGATGCCACGTGAAATTTCATTCACGAAATCTTATTTGTAATAGTTGTGAAATATTCTATCCTCCATATGACGGCCCGTTTGGTgagtggtaataaacggtggtaatgagaatgtaaactagtgtaatttttgttgaaaaatctcttggcttcCTTGATGACTATGCTTGTcgaacttcaatcatctcattttttaattccaatgcattatcattgggAGAGGGGTATTAGGTGTtgatggaaatttgtaaacaaaaaattttttgtgattaaagtttcatcatcatgggaatgacatgaaacttttgatgaaattttatactataaatcattcccattaccaccatttagtaccactaacgaAACGGATAAGTAAGATATTGGGATTTCAATCATAAACCACTTAGAAGTATATTCTAGGTATCGTGATCATTTTTCTCAGATATTGTCAATTTTGTATGTGACTATTAATTGTAGATGTAGCTTATAACATTTAGCTTTTTCTTTTCTCTACTTTTAGAACATTCCATCTCTAGTTTGTCTATTCAATCTTTCGGTAACACCTGCCTGAAAAGAGCTAGATTTTGTTTACTATACGCCTTGTGAAACTGTATACTCAATAAGGAATAAGGATGTCTACATGGTTAAACTGAATCTTCCTAATGCTTGCATATCTTCACAGGAAACCCTGAAACTAAATTATCAATGGCTTCATTTCTCGGTGATTTGGGTCTAAGCAATGACGTCAAGGTCCAAGTAGCTGAAACAGTGGGTTCATCACTTGTAAATCTCATGAAAAATGGCGATTTACAGTCTAGGGAAGCTTCCTTGAAAGCCTTGAATCAGATTTCATCATGCGATGTGAGTGCAAAGATATTAATTAAAGCTGGGATTCTTCCTCCGTTAGTGAAGGACCTATTTAGTGTTGGCGTGAGAGGACTTCCGATGCGACTGAAAGAGGTTTCAGCCACTATCCTCTCGAATCTCGTGAATTCGGGATATGAAATTGATTCAGTTATAATAGGTCCTGAAAACCAAACCCTAGTTTCGGAAGAGATAATACACAGCCTCCTCCACCTAATCAGCAATACCGGCCCGTCAATCGAGTGCAAACTCCTCCAGGTTCTTGTTGGACTAACCAGTTATCCCAAGACCGTCGAACGTGTGGTTGCTGTCATTAAAAGTTCCGGTGCTACCATCAGTTTGGTTCAGTTCATTGAGGAGCGAGATTTGCTTTTAGCTGCTGTGAAACTTCTGCATAATATTTCACCTAATATGGCCCAAGAATTAGCCGATGCTTTACTTGCTGCTGGCCAGCTTGGGGCCCTTATCGGAATTATATCCGAGAACAATGGAATTACCGAAGAGCTGGCTGTGGCTGTTGGCCTATTGGCAGAACTTCCCGAAAAAGATCTTGCACTTACTCGAAGAATGTTTAAAGAAGATGCTTTCAGGATGATCATATCTAGAATTAAGAGAATAAGGCAGGGGGAAGCAAGGGGTGGCCGTTTTGTGACTCCATACTTTGAAGGGCTTGTCCGTTCTCTTGCCAGGGTCACGTATGTGGTCGCTGAAGATCATGAATCAATGGCTTTCTGCTGCGACCAAAATCTTGCTTGGCTATTTACCGACTTGCTCCAGGTAAATGGGATCGACAACGTTCCAAAAGCTTCCGCTTGGGCTTTGATGAAACTTTCTTCAGAATCCAAGAACTTGACGAAAAGGCTGGAAATCACACCACCCACTATGTGTGCGTCGATTTTCTCTTGTTTTAACAAACCTCCCCAAATTTCCGGGTTATGTCCCGTTCATGGAGGTATCTGTTCTTTGAGGGAGACATTTTGCCTAGTCGAAGGTCATGTCACGGAAAAGTTAGTAGCACTTCTCGATCACCCAAACGAGAATGTCATCGAGGCATCACTCGCTGCTTTATCCACTTTGTTGGACGATGGAGTCAACATAGAAGAAGGTGTTTTGGTATTACATAAGGCCGATGGAATCAAACCCATTTTGGATATTTTTGTCGAGAAGAAAACCGAAAACCTAATGAAGAGATCCGTTTGGGTGGTGGAGAGGCTTTTACGAATTGATAAGATTGCTTATGAGATATCGAATGATCAGAATGTTGGAACTGCTCTTATCGATGCTTTTCACCATGGAGATTACCGCACTCAACAGATTGCGGAGCGTGCATTGAGGCATGTTGACAGGATCCCGAACTTCTCTGGGATTTTCCCTGGCAATGGGTAGTATTTGGTGCTTTCGGTTTTCCCTTATTTCGCTTCCGGGGAATTTTTCTGTTTAGTGAAAACTTCATGTGAATAATGCATCTTCGGCATTGCAGGGAATGTGGTTCTGGGAATGTATAAaaacttgtattttattttacgtCTTGTTGTAAATTCAAttggttttttctttttgagcgaGGGAGAGGTCTTGGGTTGTAAAGTCCTTTGTTTCAACGTCTTTAGTTTTGTACAAGTTTCATCGACATTTAATACCACTTTTTGAaagattgaataaaataaatttttttataaaaaaattttaaaataaggtTTGGGAAATTTTCGTTTTCAAATAAGCATCTTTGTATTTTAACAGTCTAACTTAAGGTCAAGTTGTTCGCTgatactaacaacgaacaagagaaaaaaaatactttgtttgctgtttttttttaatatttaatcacaacttttaaattaaagagtgatatttttttgtaaattaaagATTGATATTTTGGGAAGTGTTTAACAAATGACTCATAGGCTATAGTTAATAGCTAGGTAGAGTGATTTATGTGATTAGCTAATTTTATAAATGGCTTAAACTAGTTGATATTGTCTAAACTAAGACTAACTTGTTTAAAAAATagcttattaataaaaataaactatttCGACAAACTTATTTACCAAAACTAGAAGGGTTTAAACAGATCCATGACTCAATATTCATCTGACTTTGTAATTGAAACTAATTTGACCCGACTAAAAAAGGATTTACAATCATGTAAAAACCAATATTGACACAAAATccgattttaaaccgacccAAAACATCTTATCCGAAATCAACCGAATAAtatgaatgaacacctctaaccaAAACTAACATTTAATGGTTTGACAATCCAACCTTTTCAATTGgttaaaataagctaaaaaatTGTCCAATAAGCTAAATACTAAATATCGTTTTGtacataaaaagttaatttttcgAATTATgaaacacaaattgttgtgagagacggtctctacAAGAGATACATAAGATATATTGGCTAAATAgactaattaatacaaattaaataaaaacaaaataaaaatgtaagctacttgttttgaggtcgtctctttaagggatggtctctcacaaaaatagcGGATAATAAATAGTACTCCCCCTATTCTTGTAAACTTGTTATAATATGTTGGGACCGTCTTAGAAAAAGAGTTGAGcaatttcaaaaacaaaaagatataAGTTGGTTGCATCCTTCTTGCTAGTATATTAGATAGATTTCCGTGCCAAGCACagtttatgaattatttaaataaaaaattagtaagtTTATACgtgtaattaaattattatatgactcttaactttttaaatatgttgaaactataaattaatttgttttaaaaactgtaaaagtattactattagATTTAGATACATATTATTAATACATGGAGTACTatgtaaaacataatcataaaagtaTGGACTAAATAATATGGGTTATAAGAtacacaaaataatagaaaatttcaacacataaaaaataatataaaaataatttaaatgctCAATGTCTttataaaaccttaaaataagttttcagcctaaagaacatattttttactataataaCTAACATAACTTAATATAAGTATTTCGTATTATAAACTTGTCAAACATAggtgataaaattattatttgaaatttatttcaccgatatcttatcctaattaattattaaatattaattattaattacttaaataataaatgtgtaatctatttaatttgtgcAGTTTTTTTAGTACAGTCGGTAttctgagagaccgtcttttttaGAGACGTCTCTCAAGCTCAACCCATTACATTAAAGCTTAAATAAACTAAAAGATAATGATGGGCCGATCAAATCAAAAtatagtctctcaaagagaccgtctctcataagaatttgtctttttaatatagccatgtaagtaatatacagtattatctatgaaaaactttcaaaattattttcttttcttactttattacaaatttattttaatgaaaattaataatttacataaattattaatatgttatttgataattatccattgtaattaaaagatattacatattttagatgattgtatatggtaaaaaattaataaataaggtaaagttttaaaatattttgtaactaatcaatcaaataaatctaatcaaaaagatattacataatatgctaaaaaatattttcctaataagaaaatgaaaagaaagggaaaatatttattgtaaagtcgACATGTATCCtaattgtttcttcattagtatattgtttAGAATAGATCAATATTAAATAGATTTGCGTGTAAAATACGGATACTAAAAAATTTACcgatattaatatattaatattattttataatatttattcatgtaaaatataaacttaattattaaatctttgtatttgttataatAACATAACTATTAAAGTGAAGAAATAATttgttatataattatattaaaacatatatgtgaaaaaatagacaaaaaacaCCAGCAATCAATAAACatttatcaaattgattatcATTTAGCTATTTTGATGAAATCACAAAATCCAAGTAAGCGAAGAAATATCCAACAATTggctttataaatttttaattactgCAGTTTTAACATGCAATAGAATACTCTATTCATTATTAAAAAgtcatttttttttgtgattccATTATTGAAAGATTATAGTTTTTCCACCAACatagtattatatttttaatttaatttgtagatttttatcttgcatgattaattattaaaaaatttaaatgaatcataaaatatataaactaaatatagcatactactataatataatttttattgtgtatatgaaaatagaaaattaatattttatttttgtcttttttgattgGATCACTTCAGTTCTCATAATTGTTTAATGTATcaagtttttattttctttatgatttgggataaaaaaaaattataaatttacattAGAAAATATAATGTATGATTAACATATaatcaatattaaaaaattttacgtCAATGATAGAAAAGAAGCGAAATCTTTTTTTAATGGGCAGTGTCATACGTCCTATTATGCTCtgtgttaatttttcattgcaAGTTTCATGATTCTCTTACAGTCTCCATCTTCCCCCGTTTCCGTTTCTTTCGAAGATTAGTCTTGATCTTCTCCATTTTCCTTCAATTTTCAtccaaagtttacaaaaaatGAGTTATGATTCAACGCGTTCTGGAAATTCCAATTCCAATACAAACTCCAAAAGAAGTTTCAATTCAATTTCATCTAACAACAATGTTAAGAGTGGTAACAAGAGGAAAAAGAACAGCAATCAGAAAACCCTAGGTGCTTCTTGGGGCGCCaattcttcctcttcttctcgCTCTTCCTTTCGCACTGCTCCATTTTCCGATTTCGGCAGGTATTATctcatttttgtcaattttctcTGTTGCTCAAATTGCAGTCAATTGTGTGGGTGAAATGATGCAAACTATTTGGTCAGTTTGATACTCAAATTGCTTGATTTTCGAATTCGTTATGTGTTATTACTCTTCATTTCAGTCTGTACTATGATAGTACTACGGTTCATAGTCCATTGTATTCATTGTACTAGTGTTTTGCGCGGTTTACTGTCAATTCTTAAGAATTTATTATCTGGAACACGAATTTTTCCTGGAAACTATACTGCGCAGACTTGAAGTTTTGTAAGTTTGGCCACTAATGGTAGGTGTGAAGAATAAGCAGAGGAAGTATTAGTGTCTAAAGTGACAGTTTTTAATGCGATGAATGAAATAAGTGAcaattttaattcatattatCAGTTTGATTGCAATTATTAATGCGGTGAATGAATTACTAACGTGACACTTTTTCTTTAAGAAATCTTATGTAAATTTTTTCAAAGGTTGAGTTGATGTTAACGAATTATAAGTTTAATGTGTTGTACAGCTACATGGCTGTGAAGAACAAGAAACTTCATGATCAGTTTGACGCTCAAGCTTCAAATTCTTATAATGAATCTGACTCTAGCAAACCCTTATTTCAGGGTGTCTCAATTTTTGTTGATGGGTTTACCATTCCTTCTAGCCAGGTTTGTTACACTTTAGCCCATATATTTCACaacatttggttttatttttcctttgaaTTTGCTTAAATGATGACCCCATATTGTTGGGATTGAAGCTTTGACATTATTATTGTATGTACTGAAAGCCTGTTAtgttgaaaaaataaaacatagatGTGAAATTGTTGTGCTTTCACTGAGTATGTTATTATCTTCCTTAATTTTGCGTGCCAGTATAATTTTTTAGCTGCCTGTATATTCTGGTTATTTAAGATAACTAAGGAATGAATTGCGAACTTGGACCATTCTCATACTATAAATTAGGCAAGATCCCCATTTTATGTACTTATAGTGGAGTATCGGGAATTTATGTTGTGTTGGTGCTGGAAATGTTGATTGTGATGATCATGATTAACGCTGATAATGGATTCCTGTAGGAGCTGAGGGCTTATATGTTGAAGCATGGTGGACGTTTTGAGAATTACTTTTCGAGGCGCCGTGTCACTCATATTATTTGCAGTAATCTACCtgatagtaaaataaaaaacctcaggtgttttttttaaatcaacttCCGTTGCATATTGGTAGATTAACATAACAGGCTTGGTTGTGATGTGGTTTAGCTACTTTTATTCCTTCTGTAGGTCTTTTAGTCGTGGACTGCCTGTTGTGAAACCTACCTGGGTGCTGGATTGCGTGGCAGCTGGGAAATTGTTGAGCTGTGAGTCATTTGCTCATCCTGATTATCGTCTAGATATTCTATGATGTATAATCTTGTTCACAACGAATCGATTCATCTTGTTTATCCTCCCTGCTTTTGGTGCTTTTGTCAAACAACATATTGAATAACTAACTTCACTGACTTAAATCACgacacataatatattttctgttgaaaagaagaaaaacctATTTGAAGAACACCAATTGGCTACAAATCATGTATTTGGCCTAGCCCATATTTTTGTAGTCCAACTTTTTCTATGCATACATGTTAGAAAACACAATTTAACAGAAGAAAAGACTGGTGCACAAAAGGTTTCTTTGCAGCAAATGTAAAAAAGGTGCATAGAGCACTAAACCGTTTTAGAGTTCCAAAGCCTATGCTCAAAGCACAAGTGTAGGTTGTGCACACCATGGAACTTATATTCCATGTTTAGaaattagaattcaaaattatgcTTAAAAACTGGTTGCAAACATGAAATTAGTGCACAGCTATTTTCCCGTTGGTTTGTGTTTCATCTAGGATCTCGACAATGAAGTGTGCCTTTTTGCTGTAGAGAAGATGATAGGAGTATGCTTTTTGAAACACCAACCTCCCCCTCCCCTGCCCCCAAAGACTAAAATTGAGCCAATGAACTCAGTGGGAGAATTGTAATCTTTCTTTTGTATTGTTCCTGACTTCCTTTGTTTGAAAAAGGAGTCATTTTCATTGTTAACATTGGGGATGCTCATAATCAGGTACTAGATACCCCAAAAATACACCAAAAGTACAGATTTTCGAAGTTTTGGGTACTTGAAAAGTTGGCTCGAGTTCTTACTTGCCAAGGCCATGTACATGAAAATGAGGGTTACCTAAAGTTGTAGATAGTTGAAAGGTGGGCTCACTGGGAATCAGGCTCTTGGGGACAAAGATGATTATGGCCAAGTTAAGAGGTCATCAATTAAGTGATTCCAAGGCAACTATACTATACTGCTAGTTGAACACAAACATTTCACTTGCCCACCTTCTTCCTCTCTCCTTGGTTGCTTGTCTCATCACCATAAAAATCACTGAATATTTGCCAACAAAACCTTTAAGAAAAAAGGCCCAAACATGAAAGCAAGAAACTTCTGTGAAGTAGCTCTATGAGAACTCGAAACACAGCGAAATATTTTTGCAATTAGGAAAATTACCTAAAGAATCTAGCTCTAATTTGTATAAGCAATATAAATCTTATCTCGTGAGGCTTTTAGAGTGTGTTTGAGGATTGAGAAGTGATAGatagaaaaaattaagaatggGGAAAAGTCGTTTTAAAAATGAACTGAggtcttaatttttttgttgatttttttaacaaatctATTTTATGCCCTGGACACCATGTATCTTAGAAGTTAAAAAACATGGACCTAACCTAGCCCAAATACAAGTTGGGTACTTGATCTATGTTTTTctgttttctaaaaatatacTTGACGGTTTTTTCACAGGGATAATGGGTACTTGGGTCGGGTGAGTTGAGTTCTGTTTTTTAAGACCCCTAATTGACAAAGGTAAACCAAGAAATACTTGTctgtttcttataattttacttGCCTTTGGCCTTGGGACAATGACATGTTGTATTATGATAAATGGTAAATATTGAAAAGCATCTTCACTTAAATGAATTTTTGAAGATGGAAGAGAGGGATGGTTTTGGTTGGTAACTTGGTAAAACTGCAGTGATACAAATATGAGGGTAAGGACATTTTTCTGAATATAATATTACTTTGaatgattttaaaatcaattttttaggGAATTCTAGGGTACTCTAGTATCTTCTTATCCTGCATACATATTTACACTTCTTGAAACTAAGTACATTTGGATCAAGAATGATCTAAGCTTCCAATTAATCTGTCATGAAAGCAAACAATAGCATTTTTTGCAATATTTAGGAATGAATCCCGGCCTCACATGCGTTTTGTGTATGCCTTTTCTTTTATATTCTATTCCCTTTTCTTGTTTTGATGATATTCTTTTCTTGGAAAAATTTGTGATGTATATGCCCTCTGATTTAGCTCTTTTTACTTATCTTTAGGGGCTCCGTACCAACTTGATCAAATAACCAATGATGCAAGTAATCAACCGAAGTTGTCTGCTTTCTTCAGTTTGAAACGCGATGCAGTCAGGGAAGATGTTTCCTCTGCCTCAACTTGTATGTTGAAAGTGGAAACTGAAGCCGAAGCTGTAGGTTCTGAAGTGAACGATGATCACTCGCTTGATCATGCCTCTATCAACGTGGATGAGTTATCTGAATGTTCTAGGCCAAGTGAAAAAGTGATGGAGGATGGTGGATGTAAGCAAATAGATACAAAACATACTGTGGATCAAACATATGGGGATGAAGCATCCTCTGAACTAGAAATTGGGAAGTCggtcacctataaaggagaatTTGAGCCTGGTCTTGCTAGATCTTCAGCTTCTGCCAGCAGTAGTGATTTAAGTAAGAAACTTACTGAGGAATCACCTGGAAGACATTCTGTCCATCGCGATTCAGCCACTGTAGATCCGAATTTTGTTGAAAACTATTTTAAGGTGTCGCATTCCTCTCTTTTTGTCTATAAGGCTGATAAGATTTGTGAGTTTTCTGTCTAAGTACATtacaagaatatatatatatatatatatatatatatatatatatatatatatatatatatatatatatatatatatatatattatgttacgAGCTTTCTGTCTATAAAGCTGATAAGATTTGTGAGCTGCTTCAGAGTTTAGCGACCATTTGGAATTCAGTTGTATTAGAGTTGGTTCATCGAAAGTATCTTTTTTGTCAATTGTCAAACcgaagctatatatatatatatataagaagaagttcaagtgagaaccatccttatatgagaactgtGAGAACCAATTTGCccgacaaaaaagtgttacttttttaccgaaaagatgttacttttaggcacAAAAGTGTATATAAgaagaagttcaagtgagaaccatccttatatgagaactgtGAGAACCAATTTGCccgacaaaaaagtgttacttttttactgaaaagatgttacttttaggcacaaaagtgttacttttttttgaaaaaaaagatgatacttttaggcaaaaaagtgttactttaagaaaaaaattctgaaaaaaactcacaaatggtgttactttttacacaACAAGGTGTTACTTTTCGCAAAAAACATGTTACttagtatttatatttttttctaaaagtaacacttttttgctaaaatgtactttaaaaaacaaaagtaacattttcttgtccaaaagtaacacattttctgtgaaaaagtaacacatttttgtcggagagattggttctcacggttctcatataagcttggttctcactggaacttgaccctatatatatatatatatatatatatatatatatttgatgaaAATTGAATTGACATGACGTATCATTGCGTAAGATTGTATTTGTAGGAATTCAGAATTTCTTTCCTTGCCTCGGGTGAGAGTTTCTTTAGATGCATTgaggtgatgttgattttgctGATGTGATATTCACGGATTTTTTTAACTTAATGCTGGCATGGATGAATATAAAAATTACTATTTgtacatttaactttttttgataCATTCGTTCTTGAGTtttgttttatgattttttttaattatgacttTTGTTGAAGTTTATGTGAACAAAGTGACTATGTTGGTACCCATTCACGTTAtcataaatataatttagtTGAATTTCTTTTATTACTTCTTGGGCTTTTTCGGCCAGCTGGTCAATAGCCACTTTAGTGGCACTTGGTATGTTGGTGTAATGAAAATGAGGATTTGTTGTGTATCATTTTTAATAATCGTTTATGTACTGTTTTTCACTACTGTTTTTGATTTCAGAGTTCAAGGTTGCACTTTATAGGAACTTGGAGGAGTCGGTATCGTAAACGGTTTGCGTCCTTTTCCAATTATATGAAGCAACCAATGGCTGATGTCAATGGCACTTCTGTCTCCCGGAAAACAACCATTATCCATATAGACATGGTACTTGAGAATTTGAATCTTTTCTGCTTGGACTTCTACTCCACTCCCAAAGGGCTTGACATGTTTTTGGCTCGAGGATGTCATGTCTCGCAGACAAAAGATGTTAAGTTGCCCTCCTTCAAGGCTATATATCTCTTTTTCCAGCTATTTATCGATCCTTTTAATTTCAATGCAATTGCAGGACTGCTTTTTTGTGGCTGTCGTTATTAGGCACCAGCCAGAATTGATGGGCAAGCCTGTAGCGGTGTGCCATTCAGATAGCGCCAGAGGAACTGCCGAAATTTCTTCTGCTAACTACCCTGCTCGGCATTATGGTTGATTATAAATCCTTATTGCAGTTGGCATTTATTTCAAATACATATTTGCAGTACTATATtcaaataatgataattatctTGTAATAGGGGTAAAAGCTGGAATGTTTGTCAAAGATGCAAAGGCTCGTTGTCCTCAGCTAGTAATTGTTCCTTATAACTTTGAAGCATATGAGGAGGTATTATAGGGCTTCGAATTCCATATTAGTAGCTATTTCATCTGCCAACATCTCCCTTCAATCTCGAAGAGAAGGAAGAAAGGTTATAATGGAGTAGCCCTGGTACATTGTTTTTTTGGATTTATATGATGCCTCTGTTGTGGCAGGTAGCTGAGCAATTCTACAATATCCTGCACAAACACTGCAACAAAGTGCAGGTATATTTTAATACTTTCGTTGTAATGCATTTAGAGTTTCAATCAACCTTGACAGCTCATATGTTCACCTGCAGGCAGTAAGCTGTGATGAGGCATTTTTAGATGTCTCTGACTCAGAAGTGACAGACCCTGAGCTTTTAGTTTCAGAAATAAGAAAAGAGATCCTTGAAGCTACAGGTTGTACTGCTAGTGCAGGAATTGGTGAAAATATGCTTATGGCTCGTCTTGCCACCAAAACAGCAAAACCTGATGGTCAATGTTACATCCCTCCAGAGAAGGTATTCAAAAGAGATTAATcttaaaaacaaattcatttaaCTGCTTGCACAGCTAGGGTTGCAAACAAGCGTTGTGCAACTGCAAGATCCTCTCCTTGCTTGAGTAAGAGCCAAGACCGGTCAATTTTGAGTTTGCTTATTCATGTATAAAATGAGATGCTTATGTGCCCAAGGTTTATATTAACCTTATTCTATATTACTAGAGGGGCATTTTTGAAGTTTGAATCCAGGTCTGAGAT
This genomic interval carries:
- the LOC130824784 gene encoding DNA repair protein REV1 isoform X4, yielding MSYDSTRSGNSNSNTNSKRSFNSISSNNNVKSGNKRKKNSNQKTLGASWGANSSSSSRSSFRTAPFSDFGSYMAVKNKKLHDQFDAQASNSYNESDSSKPLFQGVSIFVDGFTIPSSQELRAYMLKHGGRFENYFSRRRVTHIICSNLPDSKIKNLRSFSRGLPVVKPTWVLDCVAAGKLLSWAPYQLDQITNDASNQPKLSAFFSLKRDAVREDVSSASTCMLKVETEAEAVGSEVNDDHSLDHASINVDELSECSRPSEKVMEDGGCKQIDTKHTVDQTYGDEASSELEIGKSVTYKGEFEPGLARSSASASSSDLSKKLTEESPGRHSVHRDSATVDPNFVENYFKSSRLHFIGTWRSRYRKRFASFSNYMKQPMADVNGTSVSRKTTIIHIDMDCFFVAVVIRHQPELMGKPVAVCHSDSARGTAEISSANYPARHYGVKAGMFVKDAKARCPQLVIVPYNFEAYEEVAEQFYNILHKHCNKVQAVSCDEAFLDVSDSEVTDPELLVSEIRKEILEATGCTASAGIGENMLMARLATKTAKPDGQCYIPPEKVDEYLLQLSIKSLPGIGHVLEQKLKKKGVQTCGELRMFSKEALQRDFGAKTGEMLWNYCRGLDNRLVGFIQESKSIGADVNWGVRFKDTKDSERFLMSLCNEVSLRLRGCGLQGRTFTLKIKKRRKDAGEPIKYMGCGDCENFSHSMTVPVATAEVDILQRITMQLFGSFHIDVKDIRGIGLQVTKLESDDNTKQGQYCLEPAGPPAMILNPSLVGPHSDTSAVLPSLNDLDMGVIESLPPELFSEYNNSYGGRLFDLISKSKGKASLHSISAMLGKEVEGEIRYEGKAHASVDAQIDYIKERDKAGCSENQENKALPVSGSSSVIVASALESEPNNIMPLSLSQVDMSILQQLPDELRADIIGVLPAHRGSNCLPVSCHVSGEAHGVELAVNNTESKEYAKDNNLWTGNPFCWVHKFKASDCLMLNILADMFVGSGSSGLFSSALQYCLSGFQIFNDVAAYMDDEAMYSVCELLRQYVKLKLEADIEEIYVCFRLLSSHDPWFKIRLASKSKAFKDVYNAVLPYVQASITESYGGHLHLPAM
- the LOC130824784 gene encoding DNA repair protein REV1 isoform X5, which translates into the protein MSYDSTRSGNSNSNTNSKRSFNSISSNNNVKSGNKRKKNSNQKTLGASWGANSSSSSRSSFRTAPFSDFGSYMAVKNKKLHDQFDAQASNSYNESDSSKPLFQGVSIFVDGFTIPSSQELRAYMLKHGGRFENYFSRRRVTHIICSNLPDSKIKNLRSFSRGLPVVKPTWVLDCVAAGKLLSWAPYQLDQITNDASNQPKLSAFFSLKRDAVREDVSSASTCMLKVETEAEAVGSEVNDDHSLDHASINVDELSECSRPSEKVMEDGGCKQIDTKHTVDQTYGDEASSELEIGKSVTYKGEFEPGLARSSASASSSDLSKKLTEESPGRHSVHRDSATVDPNFVENYFKSSRLHFIGTWRSRYRKRFASFSNYMKQPMADVNGTSVSRKTTIIHIDMDCFFVAVVIRHQPELMGKPVAVCHSDSARGTAEISSANYPARHYGVKAGMFVKDAKARCPQLVIVPYNFEAYEEVAEQFYNILHKHCNKVQAVSCDEAFLDVSDSEVTDPELLVSEIRKEILEATGCTASAGIGENMLMARLATKTAKPDGQCYIPPEKVDEYLLQLSIKSLPGIGHVLEQKLKKKGVQTCGELRMFSKEALQRDFGAKTGEMLWNYCRGLDNRLVGFIQESKSIGADVNWGVRFKDTKDSERFLMSLCNEVSLRLRGCGLQGRTFTLKIKKRRKDAGEPIKYMGCGDCENFSHSMTVPVATAEVDILQRITMQLFGSFHIDVKDIRGIGLQVTKLESDDNTKQGQYCLEPAGPPAMILNPSLVGPHSDTSAVLPSLNDLDMGVIESLPPELFSEYNNSYGGRLFDLISKSKGKASLHSISAMLGKEVEGEIRYEGKAHASVDAQIDYIKERDKAGCSENQENKALPVSGSSSVIVASALESEPNNIMPLSLSQVDMSILQQLPDELRADIIGVLPAHRGSNCLPVSCHVSGEAHGVELAVNNTESKEYAKDNNLWTGNPFCWVHKFKASDCLMLNILADMFVGSGSSGLFSSALQYCLSGFQIFNDVAAYMDDEAMYSVCELLRQYVKLKLEADIEEIYVCFRLLSRLASKSKAFKDVYNAVLPYVQASITESYGGHLHLPAM